The Rhizoctonia solani chromosome 14, complete sequence genome has a segment encoding these proteins:
- a CDS encoding cell wall glycoside hydrolase YteR → MPPTLSTIGISRNIVQSKTAGELPLMPDGSAADPASNGVGVLIANWTGASGGNYAQAAADQLTFLLTITPRAPNGAISHRADEAQLWSDFVYMVPPFLAYYGVLTDNQTLVEESYNQIKLYRDVLADDTGMWQHIRLGSFEDRGYWSTGNGWAAMGMLRVLVTIRGSQWSRSMRKHVSDLENWTEEILNAMWPKLTNQGMFYNYADDSSTFQDAASAALIAASTYRLSLVSGIHTHLPSAERVHAALSNVGPSTNPNARVTPDGWLTPVVNPHSFGEEGQESAEGQAFVLQMHAAWADWVMDGRQGANSAKRTCGAARWLVVLGVLVGVLGVGA, encoded by the exons ATGCCCCCAACTCTCTCGACGATTGGTATTTCAAGGAACATTGTACAATCCAAGACTGCTGGAGAACTGCCCTTGATGCCAGACGGTAGCGCCGCCGACCCAGCGAGCAATGGCGTCGGTGTACTGATTGCCAATTGGACCGGCGCGTCG GGAGGAAACTATGCCCAAGCAGCCGCAGACCAACTGACTTTTCTCCTCACCATCACTCCTCGAGCCCCCAACGGTGCCATCTCCCACCGAGCCGACGAAGCTCAGCTCTGGTCCGATTTCGTGTACATGGTCCCTCCCTTTCTCGCATACTACGGCGTCCTGACCGATAACCAGACACTCGTCGAGGAGTCTTACAACCAAATCAAGTTGTATCGCGACGTGTTGGCTGACGATACCGGGATGTGGCAGCATATTCGGCTTGGGAGTTTTGAAGATCGCGGGTACTGGAGTACGGGCAACGGATGGGCCGCCATGGGCATGCTACGCGTCTTGGTCACGATACGCGGTAGCCAATGGTCCAGATCAATGCGTAAACATGTCTCGGATCTGGAAAATTGGACTGAAGAGATCTTGAATGCTATGTGGCCCAAACTC ACCAACCAAGGCATGTTCTACAACTACGCAGACGACTCGTCCACGTTTCAAGACGCAGCCTCTGCCGCACTCATCGCAGCATCCACATACCGCCTCTCGCTCGTCTCCGGGATCCACACCCACCTGCCCTCGGCCGAACGAGTCCACGCCGCGCTGTCCAACGTCGGACCATCGACGAACCCGAATGCGCGAGTCACGCCTGACGGATGGCTCACCCCGGTTGTGAACCCGCATTCGTTTGGGGAAGAGGGGCAGGAAAGTGCAGAGGGGCAGGCATTTGTGTTGCAGATGCATGCCGCGTGGGCGGATTGGGTGATGGATGGACGCCAAGGTGCTAATTCTGCCAAGAGGACATGTGGTGCTGCCAGGTGGTTGGTGGTATTGGGCGTGTTGGTGGGTGTGTTGGGAGTTGGGGCGTAA
- a CDS encoding ABC1 family protein, which produces MPPPGRLYDALTVVCTAAQIIQRAAVISVEKQLPSAAYGPAYRTRNDPSPETQTTAGTRDAKPAFDTSETGSRYTIPPNTWTYTQADKANSSETKEPALDPVSPVTAPGTPEVSLSNGSVLSANLGQAKLDDFDYYEETEPAVKLTPSRVPSSRLGRLFHYGSLAASLTAGTASEYVRRAATGSGTGAGSAMMSEANISRLVDKLSRMRGAALKLGQFLSIQDAHVLPEQIERVLRQVQNNAHYMPNSQLEKVLTAELGPNWHEKFSHFDPIPIASASIGQVHKAAIPPNDAPIALKVQFPNIAQSIHSDLANVSSFLTASALLPRGLYLDRTLAVMKGELAEECDYEREASCIERFGEFLGREGERFRVPRVIRELTTKRVLAMEWMEGVSVAKGARWPKHIRDQIATDVLTLCLRELFEFRLMQTDPNWSNFLYNPRTNQLELIDFGASREYSKEFMDNWFELLSAAVREDRDACVEYSLKLGYLTGEEKQEMVDAHVRSMTLLGIPFRASTAQPFSFKSQTITDEIRALIPVMLRLRLTPPPTETYSLNR; this is translated from the exons ATGCCACCACCAGGCCGTCTATACGATGCTCTCACTGTGGTTTGTACTGCAGCACAGATTATTCAAAGGGCGGCCGTGATAAGTGTGGAGAAACAACTTCCTTCTGCAGCTTATGGTCCAGCTTACCGTACCCGAAACGACCCAAGCCCAGAAACTCAAACAACTGCCGGAACTCGAGATGCTAAACCCGCGTTTGATACGAGTGAAACAGGCTCGAGATACACGATACCCCCAAATACATGGACATACACTCAGGCTGATAAAGCTAATTCCTCCGAAACGAAAGAGCCTGCATTAGACCCGGTTTCCCCAGTCACGGCGCCTGGCACTCCGGAGGTATCGCTGTCTAATGGGTCCGTTCTGAGCGCAAACCTAGGTCAAGCCAAATTAGATGATTTCGACTACTATGAAGAGACAGAG CCTGCCGTGAAGCTAACCCCTTCCCGAGTACCATCATCTCGACTCGGGAGACTGTTTCATTATGGAA GTCTTGCTGCCTCGTTGACAGCAGGAACTGCATCGGAGTACGTTCGACGGGCGGCCACAGGCTCGGGTACGGGCGCGGGGAGTGCAATGATGAGCGAAGCAAATATATCGAGACTTGTAGACAAGTTGTCTCGTATGAGAGGCGCAGCACTCAAACTGGGCCAGTTTCTCAGTATCCAAG ATGCCCATGTACTGCCCGAGCAAATCGAACGTGTTCTACGTCAGGTACAAAACAACGCGCATTATATGCCCAATTCTCAACTCGAG AAAGTCTTAACCGCAGAACTCGGCCCCAACTGGCACGAAAAGTTCTCTCATTTCGACCCGATCCCAATCGCATCCGCCTCCATAGGCCAAGTCCACAAGGCGGCTATCCCACCCAACGACGCACCCATAGCACTCAAAGTCCAATTCCCCAACATTGCCCAGTCGATCCACTCTGACTTGGCCAACGTTTCGAGTTTCTTGACCGCCAGCGCGCTCCTTCCCAGGGGTCTTTATTTGGACCGGACGTTGGCGGTGATGAAGGGCGAACTGGCAGAGGAATGCGATTACGAGCGGGAAGCATCGTGTATTGAGCGGTTCGGCGAGTTTTTAGGACGAGAGGGCGAGAGGTTTAGGGTGCCGAGGGTGATTCGGGAGTTGACTACCAAGCGGGTGTTGGCGATGGAGTGGATGGAAGGTGTGAGTGTTGCCAAGGGCGCTAGATGGCCTAAACATATCAGAGATCAG ATAGCGACTGACGTTCTGACCCTCTGTCTACGCGAGCTTTTCGAGTTCCGCCTGATGCAAACGGACCCCAACTGGTCCAACTTTTTATACAACCCACGCACCAACCAGTTGGAACTCATCGATTTCGGCGCATCGAGAGAGTATAGCAAAGAGTTTATGGACAACTGGTTCGAACTGTTGAGTGCTGCGGTGAGAGAAGACCGGGACGCGTGCGTGGAATATTCGTTGAAGCTTGGGTACCTCACGGGAGAAGAAAAGCAA GAAATGGTAGACGCGCACGTTCGGTCCATGACCCTCTTGGGCATCCCGTTCCGCGCATCGACGGCCCAGCCGTTTTCGTTTAAATCTCAAACGATCACGGATGAGATCCGTGCGCTTATTCCTGTCATGCTGAGATTGCGGTTGACACCCCCACCCACGGAGACGTACAGTTTGAACCGGTGA